aaacaTTTCAACTGAGGAATGGAAGCCGCGAGAAACCATATAAACTCATATTAAGAAAGATTCAATATGTGAATGCGGTCAACGAATATTTTATCAAGACATAATCTTTTTAATGCTAACATCAGAAGATTATGGCCTCGATAAATAAAGGGTTGGCTGTCATATAAGTTGCGTGAATTCCATGATGTTGAtttttttgcacaaaattttaatgaccaaaatctttaaaatttgATAGCTAACCAAGCTAGAAGataggaaaattattttttactctAGACGTTTTTCACGGCATGCTTACTTGAAggaattattgaaaacaaaatctaCATGGAATTTTTTCCGGGATCCACTGAAGGTCGTCAAAGTATGAGCCGTCGACAATGCCGAAATCCAATACATATTCCAAAGTTATGACAGAACAGCATTAAAATCAGGATCCTTTCTATGATGATCACtaaaatttatgtatatttaagtatatttgaagaaatcttaatttatttatttacgagATACACACTacatattgtaatttttttttagtaggGATAATCTAATTATCTACATTTGTCATATCTGTTTAATCAATAACGAGTTTCTTTGATTAGTAGAAAACAATCGCAATATCATGTTGAGTCGGTAATTCGTTTGTTCATTTGAAATGGGATAACCGATAacagtttgaataaaaaaaattctcgaCTCATAATAATGCTGTCTTTGTAACAAGCTTTATATTTATTGACAAGTGCGTTTGAGTAGATTTATTTATCAACATTTTCGAATTTCAATTTCCGAATTCTTGATGTTAATGACTGTATATTACGGATTATCATCTCTATTATAAGGTTGTGATAAAAAAGTTATCTGTATTTTACATTGCCGTTCATTCAAGATAGAGTTTCTTTGATTAGTAAATAACAATAGCATGCTGAGTCAGTAATTCTTTTGTTCTCCTGAAATGATATGAGACAACCGATAACAGTTTAAATGCGGAAGATGGCTTCTCCCAACCATCACGAACTTCTTTTCTCatctaaaattatatataattattacgTGAGAAATTTTATTGAAGTTTGGTGAATGAAACATCGTGTTTTCTAAATTTTGGTATGCATATGATTTTTGAGGCaatgagaaaaagaaaaaaatgtaatGTGAATGAAGCTAAAACTGTAATTTCTTCAGCATATCTATACGTtatcatcacaataaaaaatgatttttgatcttattattttatcttaattaatatattctttgtcataacaagagagcaatggaCACGAAGACTCAATAACTAACTACGAGATACCGAAATGTTGCAGGGTATCGAGTTCGCAAAACAAAATCGAAGTACAGCTGTGACGatgatttagcaaaacgatccaaaTGGCCTCTCTAACACAGTACATACAGCCAACGCGAAGTTTTCATTCAATATTCCTgcgcaagtttttttttaatttaacatATTTTGGTCATTAGAATTTTGTCAAAAATCAACATCATCTAGTTTATTCAACTTATAAGACAGCCGACCATTCATTTAGACCTTTTATTGAGGCCACATTCTTCTGATGTTagcattaaaaaaattatgtctTGATAAAATATTCGTTGACCGCATTAAGATATTGAAGCTTTCTTTATATGAGTTTATTTGGTTCCTCACTGCTTCCTTCCCTAGTTGAAATGTACGATTATCTTTTGTCTTCGTATTTTTTGTAAAACTGACTGTTTTActgattggaaaaaataaacttgacttcaCTTGGCACAAATAACCTTGTTCTccactaaaatatattttaaagcgTATCAGAATTTCCCATGTCcaaactgtaaaaaaataaatttaaaacttgatagaattttcaaatatcattattccttgTGATCACAACGTAGAAAATTTGTCACAACAAAAGGATTTACCGACTCAGCATGTTGTGGACTCTTATCAAAGAATTGGTAGTTATACTGCAGTAGCATGCTGAGATGAGGCAAGGAAAATCTCCCTTGATGAAAAGGAAACGACTGATGTAGATAACCAGATGCTAGTTATTGTAAAATGAAGATAACAATACGCAATATACAGACATGGATGATAAAATAACAGTAATGTCATGATGTAATTGGTATATAACTGGATGAAGTTAACTTCGTTTTCATTCATCAGATTTGTGTACAGACCAACGAATACCATTGCAAATAATGTTTCGCTTCCAACAAAATCATCAAAATCAATGGGTGCAAGATCTTACTTCGTGGGGCTATGGTTCTAATTATACAGAGCAACCTGAATCGACATTGGAAGCCACAGTTTTAGTGAATCATTCCAATAATAATATGTTGCAATTCCAAGCAACAAACCCACCTAATTTAATAACCAACATTAATGCTCGTCTGTGCGACGAAGAACTTTGGCAAAAGTTTTCTGATGTTGGGACTGAAATGGTGTTGACAAAGAAAGGAAGGTAAAGACAGTTcttattattttcagatttgtttttattatatttctgttttgcattattttaaCAATCTTAATTTTTGCAGGAGAATATTTCCAGGCTATCGAGTAAAGTTTTCAGGATTGGATCCAAATGCGCTTTACAACGTGATGCTTGACATCGTCCAGATTGATTCGAACCGATATAGGTTTCAGGTTTGTAATTCATGAGGACTTCTCTTAAATAAATTCATCGtactttatattttatataatatattataatacaaCACTTTATTTCATTAGAGCGGGCAATGGATTGTGGGTGGAAAAGGAGAAATTCCCCATAAACAAAACCACTACGTCCATCCAATTTCCGAAGTTACTGGACAAAAATTGATGGAAGAAATTGTATCATTTCATAAAGTCAAGCTTACAAATACTACTGCAAATCGATCCCATGATACGGTACGTGAATAATAATTTTGGTTTCATCCACTAATATCTCAATGTATAAAGAAGTGTATTAAATATTCTGCACCGTCTATCATAacgtatttgtattttttttctcagATTGTTCTCCATTCAATGCATCGGTATCAAATTCGTGTTCACCTCTCAAGATCAGACAATCAACATAATATTCAAACATTTGAATTTCCACAAACAACTTTCATCACTGTAACAGCTTATCAAAATTCCGAACTTTCtcaacttaaaataaaaaacaatccATATGCTAAAGGATTCCGTGCTGATGGAAAACGGAAAAACAAAAGAACGTGCTCAAATGAGGATGAATATTTGCATAACGTTTTAGAAACAAAGAAAGTATGCAAATGGGATCAACAACAAGAATTGGAACGTAGCTATATTCATTATAATTCATCTTTTGCAGTGGACAATACAGATTTCTGTTTTCGGTCGCAAGAACATTGCCCACCCAATATCTACAAAAACAATACTCCAACTCACCAGCCTTTACAAATGTATTTCAATTCTCCCAACTCAATTGCGTCGCTGG
The sequence above is a segment of the Styela clava chromosome 7, kaStyClav1.hap1.2, whole genome shotgun sequence genome. Coding sequences within it:
- the LOC120328442 gene encoding T-box-containing protein 2-like, with translation MLQFQATNPPNLITNINARLCDEELWQKFSDVGTEMVLTKKGRRIFPGYRVKFSGLDPNALYNVMLDIVQIDSNRYRFQSGQWIVGGKGEIPHKQNHYVHPISEVTGQKLMEEIVSFHKVKLTNTTANRSHDTIVLHSMHRYQIRVHLSRSDNQHNIQTFEFPQTTFITVTAYQNSELSQLKIKNNPYAKGFRADGKRKNKRTCSNEDEYLHNVLETKKVCKWDQQQELERSYIHYNSSFAVDNTDFCFRSQEHCPPNIYKNNTPTHQPLQMYFNSPNSIASLDYDHQTLYSGDSATINETQSPQSLERVDHTETLWKDNLLDELCNDNIVYYDDPGYVSASPAEFLDNDDVSQFLFEIES